From Toxorhynchites rutilus septentrionalis strain SRP chromosome 2, ASM2978413v1, whole genome shotgun sequence, a single genomic window includes:
- the LOC129767669 gene encoding nascent polypeptide-associated complex subunit alpha, which produces MPELTEITESTAAAAGASVAPSTSADNTEAKLEDAPSDTESEDTIPELEDAGSASAQLSTGGLPDLVSKAKQSRGEKKARKIMSKLGLKPVQGVNRVTIRKSKNILFVINNPDVYKNPHSDTYIIFGEAKIEDLSQQAQVAAAEKFKAPEASPAAGEAAGATTSVAPIAEEDEEEVDETGLNDKDIELVMQNANVPRAKAIRALKENSYDVVNAIMELTM; this is translated from the exons ATGCCAGAATTGACTGAAATTACGGAGAGCACCGCAGCGGCTGCAGGCGCATCTGTTGCTCCCAGCACCTCCGCCGACAATACGGAGGCCAAATTGGAAGATGCTCCAAGTGACACCGAATCGGAGGACACCATCCCTGAATTGGAAGACGCAG GATCAGCATCCGCACAGCTATCCACTGGTGGCTTACCAGACCTAGTCTCGAAGGCCAAGCAGTCCCGTGGTGAGAAGAAGGCTCGCAAAATTATGTCAAAACTAGGACTGAAGCCAGTGCAAGGCGTGAACCGAGTGACGATTCGCAAATCAAAGAATATCCTGTTCGTGATAAACAATCCAGATGTATATAAAAACCCGCACAGCGATACCTACATCATTTTTGGTGAGGCCAAGATTGAAGATCTCTCGCAGCAGGCCCAGGTAGCAGCAGCGGAGAAATTCAAGGCCCCAGAAGCATCCCCGGCTGCTGGAGAAGCCGCAGGAGCTACCACCTCAGTTGCACCCATTGCCGAAGAGGACGAGGAAGAAGTGGATGAAACTGGTCTCAACGATAAAGACATCGAGCTGGTCATGCAGAATGCGAATGTCCCCCGCGCCAAGGCAATCCGAGCGCTGAAGGAGAACTCGTATGATGTCGTGAACGCGATCATGGAGTTGACGATGTAA
- the LOC129770660 gene encoding glycine cleavage system H protein, mitochondrial, which translates to MVLCHIRATMRLSRLMNVATVKSHYGYQCRFLSTSSLLLKDRLYTDKHEWVSVEGEIGTVGISNFAQEALGEVVFAQLPDAGTKLSQKDECGALESVKAASELYSPISGIVTEKNTAVEETPGLVNTSCYEKGWLFKLKVTKPEELTKLMNEQQYAAFLKTDDH; encoded by the exons ATGGTATTATGTCATATTCGTGCAACGATGCGACTCAGCCGGTTGATGAACGTGGCCACAGTCAAATCACATTATGGATACCAGTGCAGATTTCTGAGCACCAGCAGTCTGTTGTTAAAAG ACCGACTCTACACTGACAAACACGAATGGGTCTCAGTCGAGGGAGAGATCGGAACTGTTGGTATTTCGAATTTCGCGCAG GAAGCGCTCGGAGAGGTGGTATTTGCTCAACTGCCAGACGCAGGTACCAAATTATCACAGAAGGATGAGTGCGGTGCCCTGGAAAGCGTGAAAGCAGCCAGTGAGTTGTATTCCCCTATATCAGGAATAGTCACAGAGAAAAACACCGCCGTTGAAGAAACTCCCGGACTGGTAAACACTTCCTGTTATGAAAAGG GTTGGTTATTTAAGTTGAAAGTTACTAAGCCAGAGGAACTAACAAAACTGATGAACGAACAGCAGTATGCAGCATTTTTGAAAACCGATGATCACTAA